One Alicyclobacillus vulcanalis genomic region harbors:
- a CDS encoding Gfo/Idh/MocA family protein has protein sequence MTRVRFGILGCADIAVRKLIPGILASETAELYAVASRDRAKAEEVANRFGARRAYGSYDELLEDPNVDAVYIPLPNHLHKPWTLKAAARGKHVLCEKPLALDAREAQEMVDACRAHQVKLAEAFMYRHHPRYRRVLELVAQGAIGPVRGIRGSFTFNNAADRGNIRYRRDWGGGSLYDVGCYPISAARLILGEEPEAVAAHAFFSPEHDGVDMYLSGLVEFANGVSLIFDCGMWAAARNELEVIGADGRLTLERAFLGEPVTLRIEAGGEARVETFEPLDPYALEVDDLGRAILEGAPLAFPPEDAIANMRVLEACLESARTRQRVRVAR, from the coding sequence ATGACCAGGGTTCGCTTTGGAATTCTCGGATGCGCGGACATCGCCGTCCGCAAGCTCATTCCAGGGATTCTCGCGTCGGAGACCGCGGAACTCTATGCCGTCGCCAGCCGGGATCGCGCAAAAGCCGAGGAGGTGGCCAACCGCTTTGGCGCCCGGCGCGCCTACGGCAGCTACGACGAGCTGCTTGAGGACCCGAACGTCGATGCGGTGTACATTCCGCTGCCGAATCACCTGCACAAGCCGTGGACCCTCAAAGCGGCCGCTCGCGGGAAGCACGTGCTGTGTGAGAAGCCGCTCGCGCTCGATGCCCGCGAGGCGCAGGAGATGGTCGACGCGTGCCGTGCGCACCAGGTCAAGCTCGCGGAGGCGTTCATGTACCGCCATCATCCGCGCTACCGGCGCGTGCTGGAGCTCGTCGCGCAAGGCGCCATCGGCCCTGTGCGCGGGATTCGCGGTTCGTTCACGTTCAACAATGCGGCCGATCGCGGCAACATCCGCTACCGGCGCGACTGGGGCGGAGGCTCGCTCTACGACGTCGGCTGCTATCCCATCTCGGCCGCCCGGCTCATCTTGGGCGAGGAGCCGGAGGCCGTCGCGGCCCACGCCTTCTTCTCCCCCGAGCACGACGGCGTCGACATGTACCTGTCCGGCCTCGTCGAATTTGCCAACGGCGTCTCCCTCATCTTCGACTGTGGCATGTGGGCAGCTGCGCGGAATGAGCTGGAGGTCATCGGCGCGGACGGGCGGCTCACGCTGGAGCGCGCGTTTCTCGGCGAGCCCGTGACGCTTCGCATCGAAGCCGGCGGCGAAGCGCGCGTCGAGACGTTCGAGCCGCTCGACCCCTATGCGCTCGAGGTGGACGATCTCGGCCGCGCCATCCTCGAAGGCGCACCGCTCGCCTTTCCCCCGGAGGACGCGATCGCCAACATGCGCGTCCTCGAAGCGTGCCTCGAGTCGGCGCGCACGCGCCAGCGCGTGAGGGTTGCGCGGTAA
- a CDS encoding WD40 repeat domain-containing protein, with the protein MHPGLRTAFVALGAVAALAGCGTPLATPVSPHSTATDDQLPEGASPGALVACGSTEVAEYANGKWIYFPASSILSAPSTIFESVDVSPTGEVAAVTSGSPDASTPGMSSANMLWTYHKGWHLVSIHNDTDVQLHSFGPDGTLYVVPDDGTLAGIWKRTAAGWQQLPGSAALGYITSLAWSPKGVLTAVSVPQNGASTVWQFENGRFVAVTSDHAPFAADSLTVGFDPQGDLAIGTSAHGVWIEKNGRLVQPGGVPCPVEDVGQFAWSPAGVLTVSGKAGSQNGLWQFSDGHWQQVQGAGPDIGADKIYQFRWSPSGVLTVSDATRCQIFELVKGRWVPVWTKTHATDRNATPPKFAWSAQGVLVTNGGDLGGLWALEPNGSFAQIGGKSSPFTGEVGVSFTFAPARLVRG; encoded by the coding sequence GTGCATCCTGGCCTTCGAACGGCCTTCGTTGCGCTCGGCGCTGTAGCGGCGCTCGCGGGGTGCGGGACTCCGCTCGCCACGCCTGTCTCCCCCCATTCGACAGCGACCGACGACCAACTTCCCGAAGGCGCGTCGCCTGGCGCGCTCGTGGCCTGTGGATCGACGGAAGTGGCGGAGTACGCGAACGGAAAGTGGATCTACTTCCCAGCATCTTCGATTTTGAGCGCGCCCTCGACCATCTTCGAGTCGGTCGACGTGTCGCCGACGGGCGAGGTGGCCGCGGTGACAAGCGGATCGCCCGACGCGTCGACGCCGGGCATGTCGTCCGCCAACATGCTGTGGACCTACCACAAGGGTTGGCATCTCGTCTCCATTCACAACGATACCGACGTGCAACTGCACAGCTTTGGGCCGGATGGCACCCTGTACGTGGTGCCGGACGACGGGACGCTGGCTGGCATTTGGAAGCGCACTGCAGCTGGGTGGCAGCAGCTTCCGGGCAGCGCGGCGCTCGGCTACATCACGTCGCTCGCCTGGTCGCCGAAGGGCGTGCTGACCGCCGTGTCAGTGCCGCAGAACGGGGCGAGCACGGTCTGGCAGTTCGAGAACGGCCGATTTGTCGCCGTGACGAGCGATCACGCCCCGTTTGCGGCCGACTCGCTCACCGTCGGCTTCGATCCCCAGGGCGATCTCGCCATCGGGACGAGCGCCCACGGCGTGTGGATCGAGAAGAACGGACGGCTCGTCCAACCTGGCGGCGTGCCCTGCCCGGTGGAGGACGTGGGTCAGTTCGCGTGGTCGCCCGCGGGGGTCCTCACGGTGAGCGGCAAGGCCGGATCGCAAAACGGACTGTGGCAGTTTTCCGACGGACACTGGCAGCAGGTGCAGGGCGCGGGCCCGGATATCGGCGCAGATAAGATCTATCAGTTCAGATGGTCGCCAAGCGGCGTGCTGACGGTGAGCGACGCCACGCGCTGCCAGATCTTCGAGCTGGTGAAGGGGCGCTGGGTGCCCGTGTGGACGAAGACGCACGCGACGGACCGAAACGCCACCCCGCCGAAGTTCGCCTGGTCAGCGCAGGGCGTGCTAGTGACGAACGGAGGCGATCTCGGCGGGCTGTGGGCGCTCGAGCCAAACGGCAGCTTCGCGCAAATCGGCGGCAAATCCTCGCCGTTCACCGGAGAAGTCGGCGTGAGCTTCACGTTTGCCCCCGCTCGGCTGGTGCGCGGCTAA
- a CDS encoding EAL domain-containing protein codes for MHPVSQVYIPTLVMISYVVAALAAYASLDLGRRVLETRASRQLGWVALGGVAMGIGIWSMHFVAMLALMLPAPMSYNWGIVALSLLFAMLGPGAALYVVARSASPAKLAYGAVLMGAGIVFMHYTGMAAMHVEGGDFFYRPGPFALSVVIAVVASYAALWLSFRLATARGWIAQVARVGCALVMGIAIAGMHYTGMWATVFLLPAHTSKPPMPYSGPLAVVVAVFSAVVLIAAMATVMLDRRLQADRRQLRLADERFRSLFTHHSDAIVALDTRGALVDLNPRAKELLPPEGFRSTRALAHMVDRRDRPRVFADYRQALAGRTTNGEFLLRAPAKPRHMSATHIPIVLDDEIEGVFLVARDVTAEKDAAERMNYLAYHDTLTQLANRRHFEARVDQFIADAGPGDELQILFVDLDRFKSVNDTLGHEFGDKLLQEIARILQNAAGQDALVARMGGDEFTITLFRQPIHRAIAIADAILERLRKPVRVGDRPLYMTASLGIASFPQHGLTRDMLLRHADLAMYTAKAEGRSTYRLFEERTAQSAKSRLELEQELRTAAERGDFELYYQPKIDVRDKRIAGVEALLRWRRQNGEYVPPCEFIPIAEETGLIVPIGEWCLRTACRQAKAWLDAGRPLRVAVNLSPYQVLTDGFLDVVREVLEETQLPPVYLEIEVTESSMMDADRAERFLSGCQALGIEVSLDDFGTGYSSLSRLTHLPLNVVKIDRAFTQRAVEGGKARALVASIVDIAHNLGMRCVAEGVETKEQLSVIEALGCDEAQGFYFARPVPPSDLESLSITAG; via the coding sequence TTGCACCCCGTTTCGCAGGTGTATATTCCGACGCTCGTGATGATTTCGTACGTCGTCGCCGCCCTCGCCGCGTACGCCTCGCTCGATCTCGGCCGCCGCGTCCTCGAGACACGGGCGAGCCGCCAACTCGGGTGGGTCGCGCTGGGCGGCGTGGCCATGGGCATCGGCATCTGGTCGATGCACTTCGTGGCGATGCTGGCCCTCATGTTGCCCGCGCCGATGTCTTACAACTGGGGCATCGTCGCGCTCTCGCTGCTCTTTGCGATGCTCGGCCCCGGAGCCGCGCTGTACGTCGTGGCGCGTTCCGCCTCGCCGGCCAAGCTCGCCTATGGCGCTGTCCTCATGGGCGCCGGGATCGTCTTCATGCACTACACCGGAATGGCCGCGATGCACGTCGAGGGCGGCGACTTCTTCTACCGCCCCGGCCCGTTCGCCTTGTCGGTCGTCATTGCCGTCGTGGCGTCGTACGCGGCGCTCTGGCTCTCGTTTCGGCTCGCCACCGCGCGCGGTTGGATCGCCCAGGTGGCGCGCGTGGGCTGCGCCTTGGTGATGGGCATCGCCATCGCCGGCATGCATTACACCGGCATGTGGGCGACCGTCTTCCTGCTGCCGGCGCACACATCGAAGCCGCCGATGCCGTACAGCGGCCCGTTGGCGGTCGTGGTGGCCGTCTTCAGCGCGGTCGTTCTCATCGCGGCCATGGCGACGGTGATGCTCGACCGGCGGCTGCAGGCCGACCGCAGGCAGCTTCGGCTCGCGGACGAGCGATTCCGCTCGCTCTTCACGCACCATTCGGACGCCATCGTCGCGCTCGACACGCGCGGCGCGCTCGTCGATCTCAACCCCCGCGCGAAGGAGCTCTTGCCGCCCGAGGGCTTCCGCTCCACCCGCGCGCTCGCCCACATGGTCGATCGGCGGGATCGACCGCGGGTGTTCGCCGACTACCGGCAGGCGCTTGCCGGGCGCACCACGAACGGCGAATTCCTGCTCCGGGCCCCTGCGAAGCCGCGCCACATGAGCGCCACGCACATCCCCATCGTGCTGGACGACGAGATCGAAGGCGTGTTTCTCGTGGCGCGGGACGTCACGGCCGAAAAGGACGCCGCAGAGCGCATGAACTATCTCGCCTACCACGACACGCTGACGCAGCTCGCCAACCGGCGCCATTTTGAGGCGCGGGTCGACCAGTTCATCGCGGACGCCGGCCCGGGAGACGAGCTGCAGATTTTGTTTGTCGATCTCGACCGGTTCAAATCGGTCAACGACACGCTCGGACACGAGTTCGGCGACAAGCTGCTCCAAGAGATCGCCCGCATCCTGCAGAACGCGGCGGGTCAAGATGCGCTCGTGGCGCGCATGGGCGGCGACGAGTTCACCATCACGCTGTTTCGCCAGCCCATCCATCGCGCGATCGCCATCGCGGACGCCATCCTCGAGCGGTTGCGCAAGCCGGTTCGGGTCGGCGACCGGCCCCTTTACATGACCGCGAGCCTCGGCATTGCGAGCTTTCCGCAGCACGGGTTGACGCGCGACATGCTGTTACGGCACGCGGACCTCGCCATGTACACGGCGAAGGCCGAGGGGCGAAGCACCTACCGGTTGTTCGAAGAGCGCACGGCGCAGAGCGCGAAGAGCAGGCTGGAGCTCGAGCAAGAACTGCGCACTGCGGCGGAGCGCGGCGACTTCGAGCTCTATTACCAGCCGAAAATCGATGTGCGCGACAAGCGCATCGCGGGCGTGGAGGCGCTCCTGCGCTGGCGGCGCCAAAACGGCGAATACGTGCCGCCGTGCGAGTTCATCCCCATCGCCGAGGAGACGGGCCTCATCGTGCCCATCGGCGAATGGTGCCTGCGGACAGCGTGCCGCCAGGCCAAGGCTTGGCTGGACGCCGGTCGGCCGCTGCGCGTGGCCGTCAACCTGTCGCCGTACCAGGTCCTGACCGACGGCTTTCTCGACGTGGTCCGCGAGGTGCTCGAGGAGACCCAGCTGCCGCCCGTCTACCTGGAGATCGAGGTGACCGAGAGCTCCATGATGGACGCCGATCGCGCCGAGAGGTTCCTCTCCGGCTGCCAGGCGCTTGGCATCGAGGTGTCGCTCGACGACTTTGGCACGGGCTACAGCTCGCTGAGCCGCCTGACGCATCTGCCGCTCAACGTCGTGAAAATTGATCGCGCCTTCACGCAGCGGGCGGTCGAGGGCGGCAAGGCGCGCGCGCTCGTGGCGAGCATCGTCGACATCGCGCACAACCTTGGCATGCGTTGCGTCGCCGAGGGCGTGGAGACCAAGGAACAGCTGTCCGTCATCGAGGCACTCGGCTGCGACGAGGCCCAGGGCTTTTATTTCGCCCGCCCTGTCCCTCCGTCGGACCTCGAATCGCTGTCCATCACGGCCGGATGA
- a CDS encoding metal ABC transporter permease produces MSPWMILALPFARHALVATTFVALAAGWIGFYVVLRGTAFAAHALPKIGFAGASGALLLGVNSLLGVSVYSAIAALGIGALAERDRRDIATALVLALGLGTGALFLSLGNLYAEDAMSLLFGQVVGVSASGVRETGLVAMAAVLIVAAFHRVLLFTSVSREAAATRGASNRAADWALLVSLGLATSAMMPVVGALLSFSLLVGPALAARQLARRPWQAIVLSMAISLVIAWLSLFLSFSLGWPVGFFVACLAALAYVLSRVVERIFARRTAAGDVPARAD; encoded by the coding sequence ATGAGCCCGTGGATGATCCTCGCACTGCCCTTTGCCCGCCATGCGCTCGTCGCGACAACCTTTGTGGCCCTCGCCGCCGGCTGGATAGGGTTTTATGTGGTGCTTCGGGGTACGGCGTTTGCGGCGCATGCCCTTCCGAAAATCGGGTTTGCGGGCGCGAGCGGGGCCCTGCTTCTTGGCGTCAATTCCCTCCTCGGCGTGAGCGTGTACTCCGCCATCGCGGCGCTTGGCATTGGCGCCTTGGCCGAGCGCGATCGGCGGGACATTGCCACCGCGCTCGTGCTGGCACTGGGGCTTGGCACCGGCGCGCTGTTCCTCTCCCTGGGCAACCTGTACGCCGAAGACGCGATGTCGCTCTTGTTTGGACAGGTGGTCGGCGTGAGCGCGAGCGGCGTGCGGGAGACGGGCTTGGTGGCCATGGCGGCCGTGCTCATCGTCGCCGCGTTTCACCGCGTGCTGTTGTTCACCTCCGTGTCGCGGGAGGCTGCGGCTACGCGCGGCGCGTCGAATCGGGCGGCCGACTGGGCACTGCTCGTGAGCCTCGGCCTTGCGACGAGCGCCATGATGCCCGTGGTGGGTGCCCTGCTCTCCTTCAGCCTGCTGGTAGGGCCCGCCCTCGCGGCGCGCCAGCTCGCTCGGCGACCTTGGCAGGCCATCGTCCTCAGTATGGCGATCTCGCTCGTCATCGCGTGGCTCTCGCTTTTTCTCTCGTTTTCGCTCGGTTGGCCGGTGGGCTTCTTCGTGGCCTGCCTCGCCGCCCTCGCCTACGTGCTGTCCCGGGTGGTCGAGCGGATCTTCGCGCGGCGCACCGCGGCGGGCGACGTGCCCGCCCGTGCCGACTGA
- a CDS encoding MFS transporter: MDQGPQKPFWRYENGVVLMMFFTFGFVFMERLSVVYLFPYLAPDLKLNDAQLGLIVSVLAICWALSGFLFGTISDFLGSRKNVLVPITLAFSLLSFLTGLAKNFGQMLGVRALMGVSEGPVLPIAQAAVMADSTEARRGFNMGFVQSALGLIGSTFGPLILTWAASNYSWHAGFYVAGIPGLIMFFVLLFCMKDPNKRMSKEELAKSEHRLHKEDFPVVFRTWNIWFTLFIAILMMTWLFAFTSFAPTFLVEYDRYTGQQMGLISAAMGLGTFFWGFMGPFISDKWGRRPTLVLFSFIAVLSPLVLIFVHGSVPLMCLLGFLTCAGQACFPLFMVVIPGESLSPKYVGTAVGLVQMVGELIGGAVMPTVAGVAADHFGLPAPMWIAAAGAFVSGIIAFFIRETAPVRLRRRGEVAKQAVQL, encoded by the coding sequence ATGGATCAGGGACCGCAGAAGCCGTTCTGGCGCTACGAAAACGGCGTTGTCCTCATGATGTTCTTTACGTTTGGCTTTGTATTCATGGAGCGCCTGAGCGTGGTCTACCTATTCCCGTACCTGGCGCCGGACTTGAAGTTGAACGACGCTCAGCTCGGTTTGATCGTGTCCGTTCTCGCCATCTGTTGGGCACTGTCGGGGTTTCTGTTCGGAACGATTTCGGACTTTTTGGGCTCGCGCAAAAATGTGCTTGTGCCTATCACGCTGGCATTCTCGCTGTTGTCCTTCCTCACCGGTCTGGCGAAAAACTTCGGGCAGATGCTTGGCGTTCGCGCGCTGATGGGCGTCTCCGAGGGACCCGTGCTGCCGATTGCGCAGGCCGCGGTGATGGCCGATTCGACCGAGGCCCGGCGCGGTTTCAACATGGGCTTCGTTCAAAGCGCGCTTGGACTCATCGGCTCGACGTTTGGCCCGCTCATTCTGACCTGGGCCGCGTCCAACTACTCTTGGCACGCAGGCTTTTACGTCGCCGGGATTCCCGGACTCATCATGTTTTTCGTGCTCCTGTTCTGCATGAAAGACCCAAATAAGCGGATGTCGAAAGAAGAGTTGGCGAAGAGCGAGCACCGGTTGCATAAAGAGGACTTTCCCGTGGTGTTCCGCACCTGGAACATCTGGTTCACGCTCTTCATCGCCATCCTCATGATGACCTGGTTGTTTGCTTTCACCTCTTTCGCTCCGACGTTTCTCGTCGAGTACGATCGCTACACGGGCCAGCAGATGGGCCTCATCTCTGCGGCCATGGGGCTTGGCACCTTCTTCTGGGGATTCATGGGTCCGTTCATCTCAGACAAGTGGGGGCGCCGGCCGACCTTGGTGCTGTTCTCGTTCATCGCCGTCCTGTCGCCGCTCGTCCTCATCTTTGTGCACGGCTCCGTCCCACTGATGTGCTTGCTCGGTTTCTTGACGTGCGCGGGGCAGGCCTGCTTCCCGCTGTTCATGGTCGTCATCCCGGGTGAGTCGCTCTCGCCGAAATACGTCGGCACCGCGGTGGGCCTCGTCCAGATGGTCGGGGAACTCATCGGCGGCGCGGTGATGCCGACCGTAGCAGGTGTCGCTGCCGATCACTTCGGCTTGCCTGCGCCGATGTGGATCGCCGCGGCGGGGGCGTTTGTAAGCGGCATCATCGCGTTCTTCATCCGCGAGACGGCACCGGTTCGCCTGCGCCGGCGCGGCGAGGTGGCGAAACAGGCTGTACAGCTCTGA
- a CDS encoding acyl-CoA thioesterase: MDEQERLRPKTCKESRATKILRVFPGDLNDHHTMFGGKLMAYIDDVASISAERHARAQTVTASTDSVDFLLPITEGHSVCLTSYVTSTGRTSMEVFVKVVIEHLRTGERKIAATAFLTFVALDQDGKPIPVPPVIPETQEEKALHESAPARAEARRKHREQSRLLAAHLKPDRSWEMA; this comes from the coding sequence ATGGATGAACAAGAGCGGCTTCGACCGAAGACGTGCAAGGAATCGCGCGCCACGAAGATTTTGCGCGTCTTCCCCGGTGACCTGAATGATCACCACACGATGTTTGGCGGCAAGCTGATGGCCTATATCGACGACGTCGCCTCCATCTCGGCGGAGCGGCACGCCCGCGCGCAGACCGTCACGGCGTCGACCGACAGCGTCGATTTCCTGTTGCCCATCACGGAAGGCCACTCGGTATGCCTCACATCGTACGTCACGTCCACGGGGCGCACGTCCATGGAGGTGTTCGTCAAGGTCGTGATCGAACACCTGCGGACGGGGGAACGGAAGATTGCGGCGACGGCGTTCCTCACGTTCGTCGCGCTGGATCAGGACGGAAAGCCCATTCCAGTGCCGCCCGTCATTCCGGAGACGCAGGAGGAGAAGGCGCTGCACGAGAGCGCCCCGGCGCGCGCAGAGGCGCGGCGGAAGCACCGCGAACAGAGCCGGCTGTTGGCCGCACACCTCAAGCCGGATCGCTCATGGGAAATGGCCTGA
- a CDS encoding metal ABC transporter permease — MNWGWIGEALASAPVQHALVAGCEIAFLSGLVGAFVILRGQSFAGHVLTDVGTTGGAGAYLIGMNGWFGLLSFGVVASVGIELLGGRTRGERDLATGVILSLALGFGALFLYLDAQLAHANASMAVLFGSLFTLDPSLVPWISAAAALCALALLAMWRPLALASVNPDLARVRGVPVRAMSIAFMVVLAVAVETDALVAGSLLATALIVGPAATAARFTKNTLVAGVVAGLLGALTVAASVFLSYDSYHWLPQHTSWPVSFFVAALVFLTYAASSALARVNGRPKVEVVIP, encoded by the coding sequence GTGAACTGGGGTTGGATCGGCGAAGCGCTGGCGAGCGCCCCCGTGCAGCACGCGCTCGTGGCGGGATGCGAAATTGCCTTTCTCTCCGGCCTCGTCGGGGCCTTTGTCATCCTGCGAGGCCAATCCTTCGCGGGCCACGTCCTGACGGACGTCGGCACCACCGGCGGTGCGGGCGCCTACCTCATCGGCATGAACGGCTGGTTTGGCCTGTTGTCGTTCGGCGTCGTGGCCTCCGTCGGCATCGAGCTTCTGGGAGGCCGGACCCGCGGCGAGCGCGATCTCGCCACGGGCGTCATTCTCTCCCTCGCACTCGGTTTTGGCGCGCTCTTTCTCTATCTGGACGCGCAGCTCGCGCACGCGAACGCATCGATGGCCGTCTTGTTTGGCTCCCTTTTCACGCTCGATCCGTCGCTTGTGCCGTGGATCTCGGCGGCTGCGGCGCTTTGCGCGCTGGCGCTTCTCGCCATGTGGCGCCCGCTCGCCCTGGCTTCGGTCAACCCCGATCTCGCGCGCGTGCGCGGCGTCCCGGTGCGCGCGATGTCCATCGCGTTCATGGTGGTGCTCGCGGTGGCCGTCGAGACCGATGCGCTCGTCGCAGGATCTCTCCTCGCCACAGCGCTCATCGTGGGACCTGCGGCGACCGCAGCGCGCTTCACCAAGAACACGCTCGTCGCAGGCGTCGTGGCCGGCCTTCTTGGAGCGCTGACGGTGGCCGCGAGCGTGTTTTTGTCGTACGACAGCTACCATTGGCTGCCGCAGCACACGAGCTGGCCGGTGAGCTTCTTCGTGGCGGCCCTGGTGTTTCTCACGTACGCCGCCTCGTCGGCTCTCGCCCGCGTGAATGGGCGGCCAAAAGTGGAGGTCGTGATCCCATGA
- a CDS encoding Gfo/Idh/MocA family protein, producing the protein MARFKTALVGCGQMAHTWAELLQHEGDVEWVALVDVDANRAHAFRERHRLDAPVYDDVHAMLREAAPNVVVDTAIPEARRAIVVAALERGCDVIAEKPFAPTRQDADAILAALARSGRRYLVMQNRRYEPNLRAIRRAIESGMIGRVEQVHADFFIGAHFGGFRDHMAHPLLLDMAIHTFDQARFLLGGARAETAQCLAFNPASSWYEGASSAVCAFEMEGGTVFSYRGSWSAEGFRTSWESAWRIVGSRGTILWDGEGKPEADIVEAEEAFLRPCRRVAIDVDAMPEVGHAACLREMLAALRSGRPSETEAADNIESARMMYAAMESAATRAAVRVADGSPVALRL; encoded by the coding sequence ATGGCCCGGTTCAAAACCGCACTCGTGGGCTGTGGACAGATGGCCCACACCTGGGCAGAGCTTCTCCAGCACGAGGGGGACGTGGAATGGGTCGCGTTGGTCGACGTGGACGCGAACCGGGCCCACGCCTTTCGCGAGAGGCACAGGCTAGACGCGCCGGTCTACGACGACGTCCACGCGATGCTTCGCGAGGCCGCGCCCAATGTCGTTGTGGATACAGCCATTCCGGAGGCGCGGCGCGCCATCGTCGTGGCCGCGCTCGAGCGCGGGTGCGACGTGATCGCCGAAAAACCGTTTGCGCCCACCCGCCAAGACGCAGACGCGATACTCGCCGCCTTGGCGCGCTCGGGGCGGAGGTACCTAGTGATGCAGAACCGGCGGTATGAGCCAAACCTGCGCGCCATTCGGCGGGCCATCGAAAGTGGGATGATCGGGCGCGTGGAGCAGGTGCATGCGGATTTCTTCATCGGCGCCCATTTTGGCGGCTTTCGCGATCACATGGCGCATCCCCTGCTCTTGGACATGGCCATTCACACGTTCGACCAAGCGCGGTTTTTGCTGGGCGGCGCCAGGGCGGAAACCGCGCAGTGCCTGGCCTTCAACCCGGCGAGCTCCTGGTACGAAGGGGCATCGAGCGCGGTGTGTGCGTTTGAGATGGAGGGCGGCACCGTGTTCAGTTACCGCGGCAGCTGGTCCGCAGAGGGATTCCGGACGTCCTGGGAGTCCGCGTGGCGCATTGTCGGGAGCCGAGGGACCATCCTGTGGGACGGCGAGGGCAAGCCTGAGGCGGACATCGTGGAGGCGGAAGAGGCTTTTCTTCGGCCGTGCCGGCGCGTGGCCATCGACGTCGATGCGATGCCGGAAGTGGGCCATGCGGCCTGCCTGCGCGAAATGCTGGCCGCGCTCCGATCCGGCCGCCCCTCGGAAACCGAGGCGGCCGACAACATCGAGAGCGCGCGGATGATGTATGCCGCGATGGAGAGCGCCGCCACTCGAGCTGCCGTGCGCGTCGCCGACGGCAGCCCCGTGGCGCTCCGCTTGTAA
- a CDS encoding metal ABC transporter ATP-binding protein yields the protein MNPAISFRNLTLSYGSRRVFAQLTGDIEAGSFVGVLGPNGAGKSTLLKAIAGLVRPTEGAVEIDGKPIRRRTPLIGYVPQAVHMDEDVPLTGRDLVGLGLDGHRLGFPLPSRARREAIEAALAEVNALHLADRRIGRLSGGERQRLLIAQAIVSRPRVLLLDEPLNNLDLASTQQVVDLVKRLAHEGGMAVLLVAHDVNPLIGRVDQILYLANGRMAMGTIDQVLRPEVLSGLYGYPVEVLRAGGRIIVAAGAMDGHAHAVSAASPEASVVLP from the coding sequence GTGAATCCCGCCATCTCCTTTCGCAACCTCACGTTATCGTATGGATCGCGCAGGGTGTTTGCGCAGCTGACCGGCGACATCGAGGCCGGATCGTTCGTCGGCGTGCTCGGCCCGAACGGCGCGGGCAAGTCGACGCTGCTCAAAGCGATCGCGGGCCTCGTCCGCCCTACAGAAGGGGCGGTCGAGATCGACGGGAAGCCCATCAGGCGGCGCACACCGCTCATTGGCTATGTGCCGCAGGCGGTGCACATGGACGAAGATGTCCCGCTCACCGGGCGCGATCTCGTCGGGTTGGGCCTGGATGGCCATCGATTAGGCTTCCCGCTTCCGAGCCGGGCCCGGCGCGAGGCGATCGAGGCGGCGCTTGCGGAAGTCAACGCCCTGCACCTCGCAGATCGGCGCATCGGTCGGCTGTCGGGCGGCGAGCGCCAGCGGCTGCTCATCGCGCAGGCCATCGTGTCGAGACCCCGCGTCCTTCTGCTCGACGAGCCGCTGAACAACCTCGATCTCGCCTCGACGCAGCAGGTGGTGGATCTGGTCAAACGGCTGGCGCACGAGGGCGGCATGGCCGTGTTGCTCGTGGCGCACGATGTGAATCCGCTCATCGGGCGCGTCGACCAGATTCTCTACCTGGCCAACGGCCGCATGGCCATGGGCACGATTGACCAGGTCCTGCGGCCGGAGGTGCTGTCGGGTCTCTATGGGTATCCCGTCGAAGTGCTGCGTGCGGGCGGACGGATCATCGTCGCGGCGGGTGCGATGGACGGGCACGCGCACGCCGTGTCTGCGGCCAGCCCTGAGGCGAGCGTGGTGCTGCCGTGA